Proteins co-encoded in one Vidua chalybeata isolate OUT-0048 chromosome 18, bVidCha1 merged haplotype, whole genome shotgun sequence genomic window:
- the HPS4 gene encoding BLOC-3 complex member HPS4 — translation MSRPAAPGPAPWWNYFFLYDGSKVKEEGDPTSAGICYFYPPQTIPEQQELLCGQMAGVVRCLTEISGAPPSLVRLRKIKFAVVVDGDFLWVLGCAAELPDVSCRRLLEQLIGLFTFYRGPVRDAYTVFSQEELSREWDRYIEHIQKNTTDLHRIFNSLWHLDKTKVDPLLLLKAALILQTCQRSPHVLAGCILYKGLIVSTQLPPPLTAKVLLQGSESPGQSEPGAEELQEPEPLLPPGVRILPVFLTGEEISALRHFPVEWMARSPMSPAGPRGEASALCSQAVPESTGAHESQALDGISVQKSHEDSSGTPAPGDAVQLGSPANPLTDFSGMGAGTRNSPAANLSGAGSESSELSRKTSFPSESDTEQLPSPSSLQTECTWTTGPYLEGFSFPNPYSWEQESQDKGEAPADSDVGYCASQNSLSVSHSPAVPSPARELSRRKSSEQEKPWTVSQDPVSGGSESTAGDRVWGLDCPGPAGHAQLRSRRQPLVPGLQEAVSSAPAGDRPCPSSREGSWDGLGGRGGEPAQLSLYVHCIHGLVLSLLAEEQLRRDRSAVEDVYHSSLASLNGLEVHLRETLPKDSSASARTNYSFTHYDCVQNVLTANLPHTPGPLERHFLRAATLIHSDFSQLPAASEVIIRNASTAVYACRNPVQETYFQQLGAPLRNSGVPNPHDSAFSLPSKAKQKLLKHGVNLL, via the exons ATgtcccgccccgccgcgcccggccccgcgccaTG gtggaattattttttcctttatgatgGCTCAAAAGTGAAGGAGGAAGGGGATCCTACAAGTGCTGGCATCTGCTATTTTTACCCTCCCCAG ACCATCccggagcagcaggagctgctgtgtgggcAGATGGCCGGGGTTGTTCGCTGCCTCACCGAGATCTCCGGGGCTCCTCCCAGCCTCGTGCGCCTCCGGAAGATCAAGTTTGCCGTGGTGGTGGATGGAGACTTTCTGTGG GTTCTGGGCTGTGCCGCGGAGCTGCCTGACGTGAGCTGCCGGcggctcctggagcagctcatcGGCCTCTTCACCTTCTACCGCGGCCCCGTGCGTGATGCATACACG GTGTTttcccaggaggagctgagcagggagtgGGACAGGTACATTGAGCACAtccaaaaaaacaccactgaCCTCCACAGGATTTTCAATTCTCTCTGGCATCTGGACAAAACCAAG gtggaTCCCCTGCTTTTGCTGAAGGCAGCTCTCATCCTGCAGACGTGCCAGCGCTCTCCCCACGTCCTGGCTGGCTGCATCCTCTACAAAGGCTT GATTGTGAGCACCCAGCTGCCACCTCCACTCACTGCCAAAGTCCTCCTGCAGGGCAGCGAGTCCCCAGGCCAG AGTGAGCCtggagctgaggagctgcaaGAGCCTG AGCCTCTGCTGCCGCCGGGTGTCCGAATCCTCCCGGTGTTCCTCACGGGAGAGGAGATCTCCGCGCTCCGGCACTTCCCAGTGGAGTGGATGGCCAG GTcacccatgtccccagcaggtCCCAGAGGAGAGGCGAGCgctctctgctcccaggcagtTCCAGAATCAACAGGAGCTCATGAAAGCCAAGCCTTGGATGGAATCTCTGTGCAAAAGTCCCATGAGGACTCTTCGGGCACACCTGCCCCAGGAGATGCTGTGCAGTTGGGCAGCCCTGCAAATCCTCTGACGGACTTTTCTGGAATGGGAGCTGGCACAAGGAATTCTCCAGCTGCAAACCTGAGTGGAGCAGGCAGTGAAagctcagagctcagcaggaaAACATCCTTCCCCTCAGAGagtgacacagagcagctcccaagCCCTTCTTCACTCCAGACTGAATGTACTTGGACTACAGGTCCATACCTGgaaggcttttcctttcccaaccCTTActcctgggagcaggagagccaggacaagggggaagcCCCTGCAGATTCTGATGTTGGATACTGtgcttcccaaaattccctttcagTCAGCCACAGtccagctgttccctctcctgcccGGGAGCTGAGCAGAAGGAAATCCAGTGAGCAGGAGAAGCCATGGACTGTGAGCCAGGACCCTGTGTCTGGAGGAAGTGAGAGCACAGCTGGTGACCGCGTGTGGGGCTTGGATTGTCCAGGCCCTGCTGGACACGCACAGCTCCGGAGCAGGAGGCAGCCACTGGTCCCAGGGCTTCAGGAGGCTGTGTCCAGTGCCCCTGCAGGGGACAGGCCatgtcccagcagcagggaaggcagctggGACGGGCTGGGTGGCAGAGGGGGtgagccagcccagctgagcctcTACGTTCACTGCATCCATGGCTTGGTGCTGTCGCtgctggctgaggagcagctgcgCCGGGACCGCAGCGCCGTGGAGGACGTG tACCACAGCAGCCTGGCCTCCCTAAACGGCCTCGAGGTTCACCTGAGGGAGACCCTGCCCAAGGACTCCTCGGCCTCAGCCAGGACAAACTACAGCTTCACGCACTATGACTGTGTCCAGAACGTCCTCACGG CCAACTTGCCCCACACCCCCGGGCCCCTGGAGCGGCACTTCCTGAGGGCAGCCACGCTCATCCACTCTGACTTCAGCCAGCTCCCCGCGGCCTCAGAGGTGATCATCAG GAACGCCTCCACAGCCGTGTATGCCTGCCGAAACCCTGTCCAGGAGACCTacttccagcagctgggagctccaCTCCGCAACTCAGGCGTCCCCAACCCACATGACAGTGCCTTCAGCCTGCCCAGCAAGGCCaagcagaagctgctgaagcATGGGGTGAACCTGCTGTGA
- the TFIP11 gene encoding tuftelin-interacting protein 11 yields the protein MSMSHLYGTDGDDGVEMESFEVSDWDLQNEFNPHRQRHRQTKEEATYGVWAERDSDEERPSFGGKRSRDYSAPVSFVSAGLRKAAAEELSDEDSDEDEKPVKQEEIPKEFVPKKLKTGGNFKPSQKGFVGGSKSFVDFGSWERHTKGIGQKLLQKMGYVPGRGLGKNAQGIINPIEAKQRKGKGAVGAYGSERTPQSLQDFPVVDSEEETEEEFQKELSQWRKDPNGGKKKPKYSYKTVEELKAKGRISKQLAAPQKELSQVKVIDMTGREQKVYYSYSQISHKHNIPDDSPQQPLGKDSKPQGFALPELEHNLQLLIDITEQEIIQSDRQLQYERDMVVNLSHEIQKMAEVLSHEEKAISNLSKVLDMVEECERRMQPGCENPLTLDECAKIFETLQDKYYEEYRMSDRVDLAVAIVYPLMKEYFKNWDPLKDCTYGTEIIAKWKSLLENDQLLSHSGQDLSTDAFHRLMWEIWMPYVRNIVARWQPRNCGSMVDFLDSWVNVVPVWILDNILDQLIFPKLQKEVESWNPLTDTVPIHSWIHPWLPLMQARLEPLYSPIRNKLANALQKWHPSDSSAKLILQPWKDVFTPGSWEAFMVKNIVPKLGMCLNELIINPHQQHMDAFYWVIDWEGMISVSSLVGLLEKHFFPKWLQVLCSWLSNSPNYEEITKWYLGWKSMFSDQVLAHPSIKDKFNEALDIMNRAVSSSVGGYMQPGARENIAYLTHTERRKDFQYEAMQERREAENMAQRGIGAAAGSVPMNFKDLIQTKAEEHNIVFMPVIGKRHEGKQLYTFGRIVIYIDRGVVFVQGEKTWVPTSLQSLIDMAK from the exons ATGTCGATGTCGCACCTGTACGGCACGGACGGAGACGATGGCGTGGAGATGGAGAGCTTCGAGGTGTCGGACTGGGACCTGCAGAACGAATTCAACCCGCACCGGCAGCGACACCGCCAGACCAAGGAGGAGGCTACCTACGGCGTGTGGGCCGAGCGCGACTCGGACGAGGAGCGGCCCAGCTTCGGCGGGAAGCG ctccagggattACTCGGCCCCCGTGAGCTTTGTGAGTGCTGGGCTGAGGAAGGCGGCGGCCGAGGAGCTCTCGGACGAGGACTCGGATGAGGACGAGAAGCCCGTGAAGCAGGAGGAGATTCCCAAGGAGTTTGTGCCCAAGAAGTTAAAAACA GGTGGAAATTTCAAGCCCAGCCAGAAAGGCTTCGTAGGGGGCTCCAAGTCCTTTGTGGATTTTGGCAGCTGGGAGAGACACACTAAAGGAATTGGGCAGAAGCTTCTCCAGAAGATGGGATATGTCCCTGGAAGGGGTCTGGGGAAGAATGCTCAAG GAATCATCAATCCCATCGAGGCCAAGCAGAGGAAAGGCAAAGGTGCTGTGGGCGCTTACGGCTCCGAGAGGACCCCGCAGTCCTTGCAGGACTTCCCTGTGGTGGACTCAGAAGAGGAAACTGAGGAG GAATTTCAGAAGGAGCTCAGCCAGTGGCGGAAGGACCCAAATGGAGGCAAGAAAAAGCCCAAGTACAGCTACAAGACAGTGGAAGAGCTGAAAGCCAAGGGCAGGATCAGCAAGCAGCTTGCAGCCCCTCAGAAGGAGCTGTCCCAGGTCAAG GTGATCGACATGACGGGCCGGGAGCAGAAGGTTTATTACAGCTACAGCCAGATCAGCCACAAGCACAACATCCCAGATGacagcccccagcagcccctgggcaaGGACTCCAAGCCCCAGGGCTTTGCCCTGCCCGAGCTGGAGCACAACCTGCAGCTGCTCATCGACATCACGGAGCAGGAGATCATCCAGAGCGACCGGCAGCTGCAGTACGAGAGGGACATGGTGGTCAACCTGAGCCACGAGATCCAGAAGATGGCTGAGGTGCTGTCCCACGAGGAGAAGGCCATCAGCAACCTCAGCAAGGTGCTGGACATGGTGGAGGAGTGTGAGAGGCGGATGCAGCCGGGCTGTGAGAACCCTCTGACCCTGGATGAGTGTGCAAAGATCTTTGAGACCCTGCAGGACAAGTACTACGAGGAGTACAGGATGTCAGACAGGGTGGACCTGGCAGTGGCCATAGTTTATCCTCTCATGAAGGAATACTTCAAGAACTGGGATCCCCTCAAG GACTGTACATATGGCACAGAGATCATAGCCAAGTGGAAGAGCCTTCTGGAAAACGATCAGCTGTTATCCCACAGTGGGCAGGACCTGTCAACAGATGCTTTCCACAG ACTGATGTGGGAGATCTGGATGCCATATGTCAGGAACATCGTGGCACGGTGGCAGCCGAGGAACTGTGGATCCATGGTGGATTTCTTGGATAGCTGGGTGAACGTTGTTCCTGTGTGGATACTGGATAACATTCTGGATCAGCTCATCTTTCCCAAGCTGCAGAAGGAG GTGGAGAGCTGGAATCCTCTGACGGACACGGTGCCGATCCACTCGTGGATCCACCCCTGGCTGCCGCTGATGCAGGCGCGCCTGGAGCCGCTGTACTCGCCCATCCGCAACAAGCTGGCCAACGCCCTGCAGAAGTGGCACCCCAGCGACTCCTCTGCCAAGCTCATCCTTCAGCCCTGGAAGGATGTCTTCACTCCTGGCTCCTGGGAGGCTTTCATGGTCAAGAACATCGTGCCTAAACTCG gaaTGTGTCTGAATGAGCTCATCATCAACCCTCACCAGCAGCACATGGATGCTTTTTACTGGGTGATCGACTGGGAGGGGATGATTTCTGTCTCCAGCCTCGTTGGGCTGCTGGAGAAACACTTCTTCCCAAAGTGGCTGCAG GTGCTCTGCTCTTGGCTCAGTAACAGCCCCAACTACGAAGAGATCACCAAGTGGTACCTGGGCTGGAAGTCCATGTTCTCAGACCAGGTGCTGGCACATCCCTCCATCAAGGACAAGTTCAATGAAGCCCTTGACATCATGAACCGGGCCGTGTCCTCCAGCGTGG GTGGGTACATGCAGCCGGGCGCCCGGGAGAACATCGCGTACCTGACGCACACGGAGCGGCGCAAGGACTTCCAGTACGAGGCCATGCAGGAGCGGCGCGAGGCCGAGAACATGGCCCAGCGCGGCATCGGCGCCGCCGCCGGCTCCGTGCCCATGAACTTCAAGGACCTCATCCAGACCAAGGCCGAGGAGCACAACATCGTCTTCATGCCCGTCATCGGGAAGCGGCACGAGGGCAAGCAGCTCTACACCTTCGGCAGGATCGTCATCTACATCGACAGGGGCGTGGTGTTCGTGCAAGGGGAGAAGACCTGGGTGCCCACCTCGCTGCAGAGCCTCATCGACATGGCCAAGTGA
- the ASPHD2 gene encoding aspartate beta-hydroxylase domain-containing protein 2 → MVWVPLSPTSSDCRAPLCAPSTTTMSLEWLMDWSWSLDGLRDFIATGIQSFRDCDATALVAVACLLVLFVWYCYHVGREQPRAYATVNALMQSAEANGVQNGFVYCQSPECVRCSHHDGLNQKLYHNLQEYAKRYSWSGMGRIHKGIREQGRYLNSRPSIQKPEVFFLPDLPTTPYFSRDAQKHDVELLERNFQTILCEFETLYKAFSNCSLPQGWKMNSTPSGEWFTFYLVNQGMCVPRNCRRCPRTYRLLGSLRTCIGNNVFGNACISVLSPGTVIAEHYGPTNIRIRCHLGLKTPSNCELVVGGEPQCWAEGRCLLFDDSFLHTAFHEGAPEEGPRVVFMVDLWHPNVAAAERQALDFIFAPGR, encoded by the exons ATGGTGTGGGTGCCCCTGAGCCCCACGAGCAGTGACTGCCGGGCCCCGCTGTGtgctcccagcaccaccaccatgtcTTTGGAGTGGCTGATGGACTGGAGCTGGTCCCTGGACGGACTCCGGGATTTCATTGCCACGGGCATCCAGTCTTTCCGCGACTGCGACGCCACGGCCCTGGTGGCCGTCGCCTGCCTGCTGGTCCTGTTCGTGTGGTACTGCTACCACGTGGGGCGGGAGCAGCCCCGCGCCTACGCCACGGTGAACGCGCTGATGCAGAGCGCCGAGGCCAACGGGGTGCAGAACGGGTTCGTGTACTGCCAGTCGCCCGAGTGCGTGCGCTGCTCGCACCACGACGGCCTCAACCAGAAACTCTACCACAACCTGCAGGAGTACGCCAAGCGCTACTCCTGGTCCGGCATGGGCAGGATCCACAAGGGCATCCGCGAGCAGGGCCGCTACCTCAACAGCCGGCCCTCCATCCAGAAGCCAGAAGTCTTCTTCCTGCCCGACTTGCCCACCACGCCCTACTTCTCCCGGGACGCTCAAAAGCACGACGTGGAGTTGCTGGAGCGCAACTTCCAGACCATCCTGTGCGAGTTTGAGACCCTGTACAAGGCGTTCTCAAACTGCAGCCTGCCGCAAGGATGGAAAATGAACAGCACGCCCAGCGGGGAGTGGTTCACCTTCTACCTGGTGAACCAGGGCATGTGCGTGCCCAGGAACTGCCGGAGATGCCCACGGACGTACCGCTTGCTCGGGAGCCTCCGTACCTGCATTGGCAACAATGTCTTTGGGAACGCCTGCATCTCTGTGCTGAGCCCGGGCACCGTCATCGCCGAGCACTACGGGCCCACCAACATCCGCATCCGCTGCCACCTCG GTCTGAAGACGCCCAGCAACTGCGAACTGGTGGTGGGGGGCGAgccccagtgctgggctgagggCAGGTGCCTGCTCTTCGACGACTCCTTCCTGCACACAGCATTCCACGAAG GTGCCCCGGAGGAAGGTCCCCGTGTGGTGTTCATGGTGGACCTGTGGCACCCCAACGTGGCCGCGGCCGAGCGCCAAGCCCTCGACTTCATCTTCGCGCCGGGACGATGA
- the SRRD gene encoding SRR1-like protein, which yields MAAVAGGWRTGRARRRRRRRGEEEEDEEEEGEGGPGTEAVLRRLREARDDLLSSGFWAASAGAVRAPLGAEPPARCVCYGLGRFGRCPAARYQLAFLLLLLDELRVPPARCALFDPAFSEREAAALRALGLCLLPENEEGKHGVEGAATLFYMVHCGKALYNNLLWSNWSPAALSKLVIIGNSFRGIEERLLSRILERDYSYIAKVLKGVEEVALPSHPRYLDTFNDTSVHWFPLDKLQELSPEVWDFVEEPMYQDCEDLEIIRKGEEATAKS from the exons ATGGCGGCGGTGGCGGGAGGGTGGCGAACGGGGcgcgcccggcggcggcggcggcggcggggcgaagaggaggaggatgaggaggaagaaggggaaggcGGCCCCGGAACCGAAGCGGTGCTGCGGCGGCTGCGAGAGGCGCG GGACGATCTGCTGAGCTCCGGCTTCTGGGCGGCGAGCGCCG GAGCCGTGCGGGCCCCGCTGGGCGCGGAGCCGCCCGCCCGCTGCGTGTGCTACGGGCTGGGCCGGTTCGGGCGCTGCCCCGCCGCGCGGTACCAGCTcgccttcctgctgctgctgctggacgAGCTGCGG gtgcCGCCCGCTCGCTGCGCGCTGTTCGACCCGGCCTTCTCGgagcgggaggcggcggcgctgcgagcgctggggctgtgcctgctcccGGAGAATGAG GAAGGGAAACACGGCGTCGAGGGCGCGGCCACGCTGTTCTACATGGTGCACTGCGGGAAGGCCCTGTACAACAACCTGCTGTGGAGCAACTGGAGCCCAGCGGCGCTCTCCAAACTGGTCATCATCGGGAACAGCTTCCGAGGAATCGAGGAGAG ATTGCTGTCCAGAATCTTGGAGAGAGATTATTCTTACATAGCAAAG GTCTTGAAAGGAGTGGAGGAAGTGGCACTCCCCAGTCACCCCCGCTACCTGGACACCTTCAATGACACCTCCGTGCACTGGTTTCCCTTGGATAAACTGCAGGAGCTCTCCCCTGAGGTCTGGGACTTCGTGGAGGAGCCGATGTACCAAGATTGTGAGGACCTGGAGATCATCAGGAAGGGGGAGGAAGCTACTGCCAAGTCCTGA